A genomic region of Gossypium hirsutum isolate 1008001.06 chromosome D01, Gossypium_hirsutum_v2.1, whole genome shotgun sequence contains the following coding sequences:
- the LOC107939199 gene encoding probable 2-oxoglutarate-dependent dioxygenase ANS isoform X2, with protein sequence MEGAVRVQILSQMGISEVPSQYIQPPKNRPGSVTENIADLSCKHVPAVDLSSEKESVLPAIREACRDWGAFHVINHGVPTKLLDDLRRACFSFFNDFPMEDKLKYACNPNFAASEGYGSRLLVSSENETVLDWRDYFDHHTLPLSRRNPSAWPHFPPEYRELMANYSDEMKALVQRLLALMSESLGLKASCIEDAVGEFYQNITASYYPPCPRPDLTLGLQSHSDIGAITLLIQDNVGGLQVLKDGEWLLVDPLPNAILVLVADQTEIITNGQYKTCVHRAVTNASKARLSIATFHDPAKTVRISPVSDLLLFCTVCNKEEE encoded by the exons ATGGAAGGGGCAGTAAGGGTTCAAATTCTTTCTCAAATGGGCATTTCAGAGGTTCCGTCACAATACATTCAACCCCCCAAGAACCGGCCTGGATCTGTAACTGAAAATATAGCTGATTTGAGCTGCAAACATGTTCCTGCCGTTGATCTATCCAGTGAAAAGGAGTCCGTCCTTCCAGCCATTCGAGAGGCTTGTAGAGATTGGGGAGCTTTTCATGTTATCAACCATGGGGTACCTACAAAACTGTTGGATGATTTGAGGAGAgcctgtttttcttttttcaatgaTTTCCCGATGGAGGATAAACTTAAATATGCTTGCAATCCGAATTTTGCTGCCTCTGAGGGATACGGTAGTCGTTTGCTAGTAAGCTCTGAAAATGAAACTGTTTTGGATTGGAGGGACTATTTTGATCACCATACGTTACCTCTTTCACGCCGCAATCCTTCAGCTTGGCCTCATTTTCCTCCGGAATACAG GGAATTGATGGCCAATTATAGTGATGAGATGAAAGCGTTGGTTCAGAGACTATTGGCATTAATGTCTGAGAGTTTAGGACTGAAGGCGTCCTGCATTGAAGATGCAGTTGGGGAGTTCTATCAGAACATAACAGCCAGTTATTATCCTCCTTGTCCGCGGCCAGATTTGACGTTGGGCCTGCAATCTCATTCTGATATAGGTGCCATCACGCTTCTAATACAGGACAATGTTGGTGGCCTTCAAGTGCTCAAGGATGGGGAGTGGCTCTTGGTCGATCCCCTTCCAAATGCCATCCTTGTTCTTGTGGCTGACCAAACTGAG ATTATAACTAATGGGCAATACAAAACCTGTGTGCACCGAGCCGTAACAAATGCAAGCAAAGCCCGTCTCTCAATCGCCACTTTTCATGACCCAGCCAAGACAGTCCGAATATCCCCCGTCTCTGATCTT CTATTGTTCTGCACTGTATGCAATAAAGAAGAGGAATAA
- the LOC107939199 gene encoding probable 2-oxoglutarate-dependent dioxygenase ANS isoform X1 has protein sequence MEGAVRVQILSQMGISEVPSQYIQPPKNRPGSVTENIADLSCKHVPAVDLSSEKESVLPAIREACRDWGAFHVINHGVPTKLLDDLRRACFSFFNDFPMEDKLKYACNPNFAASEGYGSRLLVSSENETVLDWRDYFDHHTLPLSRRNPSAWPHFPPEYRELMANYSDEMKALVQRLLALMSESLGLKASCIEDAVGEFYQNITASYYPPCPRPDLTLGLQSHSDIGAITLLIQDNVGGLQVLKDGEWLLVDPLPNAILVLVADQTEIITNGQYKTCVHRAVTNASKARLSIATFHDPAKTVRISPVSDLVSKSSPPLYSSVLYRYYLSSWYSNAPEGKRNLDKLLLDTSK, from the exons ATGGAAGGGGCAGTAAGGGTTCAAATTCTTTCTCAAATGGGCATTTCAGAGGTTCCGTCACAATACATTCAACCCCCCAAGAACCGGCCTGGATCTGTAACTGAAAATATAGCTGATTTGAGCTGCAAACATGTTCCTGCCGTTGATCTATCCAGTGAAAAGGAGTCCGTCCTTCCAGCCATTCGAGAGGCTTGTAGAGATTGGGGAGCTTTTCATGTTATCAACCATGGGGTACCTACAAAACTGTTGGATGATTTGAGGAGAgcctgtttttcttttttcaatgaTTTCCCGATGGAGGATAAACTTAAATATGCTTGCAATCCGAATTTTGCTGCCTCTGAGGGATACGGTAGTCGTTTGCTAGTAAGCTCTGAAAATGAAACTGTTTTGGATTGGAGGGACTATTTTGATCACCATACGTTACCTCTTTCACGCCGCAATCCTTCAGCTTGGCCTCATTTTCCTCCGGAATACAG GGAATTGATGGCCAATTATAGTGATGAGATGAAAGCGTTGGTTCAGAGACTATTGGCATTAATGTCTGAGAGTTTAGGACTGAAGGCGTCCTGCATTGAAGATGCAGTTGGGGAGTTCTATCAGAACATAACAGCCAGTTATTATCCTCCTTGTCCGCGGCCAGATTTGACGTTGGGCCTGCAATCTCATTCTGATATAGGTGCCATCACGCTTCTAATACAGGACAATGTTGGTGGCCTTCAAGTGCTCAAGGATGGGGAGTGGCTCTTGGTCGATCCCCTTCCAAATGCCATCCTTGTTCTTGTGGCTGACCAAACTGAG ATTATAACTAATGGGCAATACAAAACCTGTGTGCACCGAGCCGTAACAAATGCAAGCAAAGCCCGTCTCTCAATCGCCACTTTTCATGACCCAGCCAAGACAGTCCGAATATCCCCCGTCTCTGATCTTGTGAGTAAATCTTCCCCACCTCTGTATTCTTCGGTTCTTTACAGATACTACTTGTCTTCATGGTACTCAAATGCCCCTGAAGGAAAACGAAATCTTGACAAGCTCCTGCTTGACACTTCAAAGTAA
- the LOC107939199 gene encoding probable 2-oxoglutarate-dependent dioxygenase ANS isoform X3 codes for MEGAVRVQILSQMGISEVPSQYIQPPKNRPGSVTENIADLSCKHVPAVDLSSEKESVLPAIREACRDWGAFHVINHGVPTKLLDDLRRACFSFFNDFPMEDKLKYACNPNFAASEGYGSRLLVSSENETVLDWRDYFDHHTLPLSRRNPSAWPHFPPEYRELMANYSDEMKALVQRLLALMSESLGLKASCIEDAVGEFYQNITASYYPPCPRPDLTLGLQSHSDIGAITLLIQDNVGGLQVLKDGEWLLVDPLPNAILVLVADQTEIITNGQYKTCVHRAVTNASKARLSIATFHDPAKTVRISPVSDLLQKHGGIR; via the exons ATGGAAGGGGCAGTAAGGGTTCAAATTCTTTCTCAAATGGGCATTTCAGAGGTTCCGTCACAATACATTCAACCCCCCAAGAACCGGCCTGGATCTGTAACTGAAAATATAGCTGATTTGAGCTGCAAACATGTTCCTGCCGTTGATCTATCCAGTGAAAAGGAGTCCGTCCTTCCAGCCATTCGAGAGGCTTGTAGAGATTGGGGAGCTTTTCATGTTATCAACCATGGGGTACCTACAAAACTGTTGGATGATTTGAGGAGAgcctgtttttcttttttcaatgaTTTCCCGATGGAGGATAAACTTAAATATGCTTGCAATCCGAATTTTGCTGCCTCTGAGGGATACGGTAGTCGTTTGCTAGTAAGCTCTGAAAATGAAACTGTTTTGGATTGGAGGGACTATTTTGATCACCATACGTTACCTCTTTCACGCCGCAATCCTTCAGCTTGGCCTCATTTTCCTCCGGAATACAG GGAATTGATGGCCAATTATAGTGATGAGATGAAAGCGTTGGTTCAGAGACTATTGGCATTAATGTCTGAGAGTTTAGGACTGAAGGCGTCCTGCATTGAAGATGCAGTTGGGGAGTTCTATCAGAACATAACAGCCAGTTATTATCCTCCTTGTCCGCGGCCAGATTTGACGTTGGGCCTGCAATCTCATTCTGATATAGGTGCCATCACGCTTCTAATACAGGACAATGTTGGTGGCCTTCAAGTGCTCAAGGATGGGGAGTGGCTCTTGGTCGATCCCCTTCCAAATGCCATCCTTGTTCTTGTGGCTGACCAAACTGAG ATTATAACTAATGGGCAATACAAAACCTGTGTGCACCGAGCCGTAACAAATGCAAGCAAAGCCCGTCTCTCAATCGCCACTTTTCATGACCCAGCCAAGACAGTCCGAATATCCCCCGTCTCTGATCTT CTTCAAAAGCATGGGGGGATTAGATGA